The Lolium rigidum isolate FL_2022 chromosome 1, APGP_CSIRO_Lrig_0.1, whole genome shotgun sequence region TTATGTTGATAGATTTTAACGAATTTATCTTAGTACTCCGGTCGATTAAAAGAGATCGGAGTGTACTTCATAGTTGCTTGGGTCTTGGCGCATTTGTTCATGAGAATCGGGTACAACTGAGTCGAGAAGTTCGTGCTGAATAGTGACCAAAAACGATGACAAGACGAACGCCTTCTTGCGCGAACCACATATTATTCGGACATCTCAATCACCTCAGGTACGTAGCTTCCGTATATATACAGATCAAATCAGTATGGCGGCACGCCGGCGTAGTTCCCCGGAGGGAAGTACCTGCACACACCCACGGTGTCGCGGCTGCTCCGGCaggtgcggcgggcgcagccgagctGCGTCGTGGTGTTCCACACCACCTGCCTGTAGGACCGGCACTCCTCGCCGGGCGCGCACGCGTCGGCGCCGTGGTCGTACCACCGCCGCTCGTACACCCACGCGCCCGCCACGGCGGCCCCGTCCTGGAACCCGCTGCCCCAGAAGGTGTTGCCCCCGTAGAACCGGTCGTTGTCCCACTTCAACGGCGGCGAGAGCTTGCACTGGACGCCGAGCGCCTTCGCTTTCCGCTTGGCGTCCAGCTCCAGCGTCGCGTTCCACGCCAGGGGCGCCACGCCGaccgcgcggcgcgcgtcgttgtGCACCTGCAGGAACTGCGCCGCCGCCGGTACGCGTCTGGGGGCCGCGACGGTGACGCCGTTGTCGTTGTTGTTGCCGGGGGTGTCGATGGCTCCGGCCGGCGATAGCGAGGCCACTGCGAGAGAGAAGATCGCGACGCAGGCGACAGGAGCCATGGCGATCTGCTGCATTCTGTGATTTCTGAGCGCGGCTTGGTGAAGTTTGCAGGAGAATTACCGTGATTATATAGGACTGAAGGAGTATGTGCTCGATTAATCTGTGCGGGTCACGTAATTAACTTGCAGAAGCGTTTGGATGTTACAGTAGTTTGATTTGATGGGTAAGCGGGAGTTTGGACTCTTGAGAGTTACTATGTGATGAGTAATAAACTTGAAGCGTCCATTTTTGAGAAATAGTTTCCCGGAATTTCACTGTGGCTCCGGAACGAATAATGCTACAATTACAGGGAGAGAGCTTACGGAAATTTCAAAGATTTGTCGTGGGAAACTTTCTGCAACTGAACCCGGAGAGGGCGTTCCAATGATCTGGTTCCACGTACTCCCATAGAAAATTtcgtaaggctggtgccaacgcgggctggagtcggggcgagagggaggcgagaggcgggcgagacgctagcggcgggcggtggatccaccgcccggcggtagggggcggtaccgcccgcctatagcccgcgttggaggcgagagcggggcgagagggaggcgatagcggtgctagtgggggcggtagggatgagagaagtgagagctgacactatagcccgtgcactggcaccgtggggtgagagtggggtgagaatggggtaaaagctgacgtggcgaggctatagtggggtgatgcattggtACCAGCCTAAGCCCCTTTCCCGTAAGTGTACCATTCTAGCAAAAACATACTCCTTACAACATATATTATCTCCATCATAAAACAAGCGTcttacttttaatatatttcgtaTCTAGAGAAAGTTGATACACTTATTTTAGAACGGAAGAAATATTAGTTATAACCAATTCATATACACATAGAAGTACATAAAACAATTGTTGATACTCGTTTTGGGCCGATGGCTAATCAAGAACATAATTCGATGTTCGGCGTGACAGATATATTGCTCAATTAGGAGACACCATGTCCACCATTCCAAGTTGTGCCATGATCCGGCTTGATAGCCGATTATGCTAGCAGTCAGAGGTGATCTCGAGGATCGATATATGAAGGCTTCCACTAGAGCTCCTTTAACATGACCTCAAATAAAGAAGTGATATAAACGTaagttgtgcgtctcgtcgaaacaagcaactttggtttttgagtCATCGCGATCCGAGTTACTATGCAATTTGTGGAGCTAAAATACTGCTGAAACTCGaattacccgaggtggggcgcccgaccatagaggccTCTAGGGTAAGGCGCGAGACAAATTGGAAAAGAGACGAAAACGTCAGAATTGATATTTTTTCTGCGACCTTGATGAGACGCTCAAGATGAACTCGGATGGAaaaatggtcaacatgaaagttcttctTTGTTTCGAGGCGAACAAGTTTGTTGTTTATGAGATTTTGATTGGAGGTCGTTTACGGCCTCAAAAGGGCCCGCAATGTGCAGATATGTTTCTAACCGAACAGTTATGAAAAGTTCCGGCTAAACGATCTGAGTTAGATCCAAACTAGGTTTTGGACGTGAATCTAACCCCATttcttgcacggaaagtccagccgctCCTTATATACTTGAGGGGTGCAGGCCGATTGAACTAACACCAATCGAACAAATCAATCtactactttttcgtgttcatctacttttatctctctccccttgtatctttcttctcgttcttcgttgttcttcaggattggaggctgcgaatccacgaggtcctaggggcggtcaggccgacctagggcagcccatagccGCCGCAAGCCCTGACGGGGTCCCTCCCGGGCGAGCGGGGTTTCAGGTCTCAAAAGAGCCCGCCGGACTGTCCTGCGTACCGCGCTTCCAGCGAGCCTCCCTCGGCGCGTGCTGCCGCGCATCTCGCTCGGCGTCGAGGTCTACACGGCGACGTGTTCGTGTGTGAACACACTTTttggcgactccgctggggacGAAGCTTCGAACGGTCTCCAGCCCGTTCTTGCTACGAAAAGAGCGTCATCAAGAGGCTGCAATCTAGAACGGTATCATGAATTCCCAATCTTCTTATGTAGATGCAAACAACTCTTATATTGATGTTGCTAGATCCTCTGGTATATGTGCTTGTATCGGCTAACCCTAGGTCTTACTATGTGCAAAAGCCGATGCAAAATAATCTCCATACTTTCAGCAACTTGCAACAATTATCGACTTCTCATGCATCGGCAACCCCAGAAGTTCATATGCCGATGAACAACATGATGAGTTCAGTTAATGAATATGAAATACCCAATGTtagaaatttcagtagcatgcaaGATAGTATTTCATCATTTTATTCATCGGTAGATACTCGATGCATGGTTTCAGATTTAAACATGCCGATGGATAGGGAAATTGGACATGCTAGTACTAACTATTTGGCCAATTACTCTGAATCATCATATGTTGCACCTTATGTTATTAACTTTTCAGCACCATATGCAACTGGAGATATCCATAATTCGGCTCCACACCTCCACAATGGTTATAGCCGAATAAGTGGAAATTCAATAGAAGCTCAGGTGCCTTCATCTAGTGCTGCAACGTATGGTAATAATGATTGTAGGGAAAAACTTGCGAGCTGAGTTCAAGAAGCTTAATGCTCTTCGCCGGAAACAAGAAGAAAATCCATGTGATCTTGCAGCAATACATGCTTATGAATCATACAAGAAGAAGTGTGAAGAAGAGCGTCAAGCATGCAATGTCAGGTTTTGTCCTTCACAACTACAAAGATTCGGCAACACTTCATTGCCGAAAGAGAAAACAAGCATCAGAGCGCAACAATGTCAAGCTGAGGTTAACGCCGATAAGGTCATTACGTTTGATGATTTATCGGAGGAACAACGCCAATGCTATGAAGTACTAAAAAATAAGCGCAAGGAGGAGTTTGATGCACTTGAAAAGAAGCTTAAGGAGGAGCATGAAGCGTATAAGAAAAAACTTGAAGAGGAAGATCTGCAGGTGTTCCATGCAAAGATTAAGAAGAATCCTCATGATAATATTACCTTGGTTGAAGAAACCAAATCCTCTCCTCCATGCAGCAATCAA contains the following coding sequences:
- the LOC124684276 gene encoding pathogenesis-related protein PRMS-like yields the protein MAPVACVAIFSLAVASLSPAGAIDTPGNNNDNGVTVAAPRRVPAAAQFLQVHNDARRAVGVAPLAWNATLELDAKRKAKALGVQCKLSPPLKWDNDRFYGGNTFWGSGFQDGAAVAGAWVYERRWYDHGADACAPGEECRSYRQVVWNTTTQLGCARRTCRSSRDTVGVCRYFPPGNYAGVPPY